Proteins encoded in a region of the Vibrio sp. CB1-14 genome:
- the moaB gene encoding molybdenum cofactor biosynthesis protein B, with product MGHAESKFVPANIAVLTVSDTRTEENDTSGRYLVENLQEAGHTLADKKIVIDDIYQIRAVVSQWVADESVQAVMITGGTGFTSRDSTPEALVPLFDKQVEGFGELFRAVSYEEIGTSTIQSRAIAGFANHTVIFAMPGSTGACRTGWTKIIKQQLDASHRPCNFMPHLTK from the coding sequence ATGGGTCACGCAGAGAGCAAATTTGTGCCTGCGAATATCGCAGTGCTAACCGTTTCAGATACACGTACAGAAGAGAACGACACATCAGGTCGCTACCTGGTTGAAAACCTGCAAGAAGCGGGTCATACGTTGGCAGACAAAAAAATCGTTATCGATGACATCTACCAAATCCGAGCAGTGGTTTCACAGTGGGTTGCTGACGAAAGCGTTCAAGCGGTAATGATCACAGGCGGTACAGGCTTTACCTCTCGTGATAGCACACCAGAAGCGCTAGTGCCTCTTTTCGATAAGCAAGTAGAAGGCTTTGGTGAGCTATTCCGCGCGGTATCTTACGAAGAGATTGGTACGTCTACTATTCAGTCACGTGCGATTGCTGGTTTTGCTAATCACACGGTGATCTTTGCGATGCCTGGCTCAACAGGTGCATGTCGCACGGGTTGGACGAAAATCATTAAGCAGCAACTCGATGCAAGTCATCGCCCTTGCAATTTCATGCCTCACCTAACTAAGTAA
- the moaA gene encoding GTP 3',8-cyclase MoaA gives MAQQFEDKFHRKFYYLRLSVTDVCNFRCTYCLPDGYKPPGHKRPAFLTLPEIKRVVTAFADCGTSKVRITGGEPSLRKDFPQIIETVANTPGISKVATTTNGYRMAKQVDNWQRAGLTHINVSVDSLDPRMFHQITGENKFTEVMAGIDRAFEIGYEQVKVNVVLMKDLNAKELPSFLNWIKDRPIQLRFIELMQTGEMDELFQNHHVSGVDIRNQLIANGWILKARQNNDGPAQVFVHADYKGEIGLIMPYEKNFCESCNRLRVSAMGKLHLCLFGEHGVELRDLLQEDAQEQALIKRIQAQLQTKSVSHFLHDGNSGMTPHLASIGG, from the coding sequence GTGGCGCAACAATTCGAAGATAAATTCCATCGCAAGTTCTATTACTTGCGCTTGTCGGTTACAGACGTCTGTAATTTCCGATGTACATATTGCCTCCCTGATGGCTACAAACCACCTGGTCACAAGAGACCAGCATTTTTAACGCTGCCTGAAATAAAGCGTGTTGTCACTGCATTTGCAGATTGTGGCACGTCAAAGGTGCGTATTACTGGTGGTGAGCCTAGTCTTAGGAAGGATTTCCCTCAGATCATTGAAACGGTCGCGAATACGCCTGGCATCAGCAAAGTGGCTACGACAACTAACGGTTATCGTATGGCAAAGCAAGTTGATAACTGGCAGCGAGCGGGTTTGACTCATATTAACGTCAGCGTTGATAGTCTTGATCCTCGTATGTTCCACCAAATTACAGGTGAGAATAAGTTTACTGAGGTGATGGCTGGCATCGATCGCGCGTTTGAGATCGGCTACGAGCAGGTCAAAGTCAATGTGGTGTTGATGAAAGATCTCAACGCCAAAGAGCTGCCGTCGTTTCTTAACTGGATCAAAGATCGTCCTATCCAACTTAGGTTTATCGAGCTGATGCAAACCGGGGAAATGGACGAGCTGTTTCAAAATCATCATGTCTCAGGTGTGGACATACGCAATCAACTTATCGCCAACGGTTGGATACTTAAAGCGCGTCAAAACAACGACGGCCCGGCTCAAGTATTCGTGCATGCCGATTATAAGGGCGAGATTGGTTTGATCATGCCATACGAGAAAAACTTCTGCGAAAGTTGTAACCGCTTGCGTGTCTCTGCAATGGGTAAGCTGCATTTATGCTTGTTTGGTGAGCATGGTGTAGAGCTGCGAGACTTACTGCAAGAAGACGCGCAGGAGCAGGCGCTAATCAAGCGCATTCAAGCACAATTACAGACCAAGTCGGTCAGTCACTTCCTACATGATGGCAATTCAGGAATGACGCCTCACTTGGCATCCATCGGCGGCTAA
- the yvcK gene encoding uridine diphosphate-N-acetylglucosamine-binding protein YvcK, whose protein sequence is MLAALKDFGSNATGIVATTDNGGSTGRIRECQGGIAWGDTRNCINQLITDPSIGSMMFEYRFKGTGDLNGHNLGNLMLTALDNLSVRPLDAIELIRDLLKVDVNIIPMSEHPSDLKALSVEGKWVTGETSVDEMEQDLQRLDLEPVVPATKEAVDAILQADCIVLGPGSFLTSIMPPLLLADLSQAINSNTKAKVVFVENLSPEYGPAGRMTLEQKLQWCERALHGRKLDVILGEQAHPDICSRWNCMTQPLASPNRDWRHDRNKLKQAIESLLQ, encoded by the coding sequence ATGTTGGCTGCGCTGAAAGACTTCGGCTCTAATGCCACAGGTATTGTCGCAACAACTGACAATGGCGGCTCCACCGGCCGTATTCGAGAGTGCCAAGGTGGCATTGCTTGGGGCGACACTCGCAACTGTATCAATCAGCTCATTACCGATCCGTCTATCGGTTCAATGATGTTTGAGTACCGTTTCAAAGGCACGGGCGACCTGAATGGTCACAACCTTGGCAACCTTATGCTTACCGCACTGGATAACTTATCCGTCCGCCCTCTCGACGCAATTGAGCTGATTAGAGACTTGCTTAAAGTCGATGTTAATATCATCCCAATGTCTGAGCATCCTTCTGATCTCAAAGCACTTTCAGTAGAAGGGAAATGGGTTACGGGTGAAACCTCCGTGGATGAAATGGAGCAAGACCTACAGCGTCTTGATTTAGAACCTGTCGTTCCTGCGACTAAAGAAGCGGTCGATGCGATTCTCCAAGCGGACTGTATTGTGCTTGGCCCTGGTAGTTTTCTAACCAGTATTATGCCGCCGCTTTTGCTTGCTGATCTCAGCCAAGCCATTAACAGTAATACCAAAGCCAAAGTGGTGTTTGTTGAGAACCTATCACCCGAGTATGGCCCGGCTGGACGAATGACGCTGGAGCAAAAACTGCAATGGTGTGAACGAGCTCTGCATGGCAGAAAACTCGATGTTATTTTAGGTGAGCAGGCTCACCCAGATATTTGCTCACGCTGGAACTGTATGACTCAACCTCTGGCCTCACCCAATCGTGATTGGCGCCATGATAGGAATAAACTCAAACAAGCAATTGAGTCGCTGCTGCAATAA
- a CDS encoding long-chain fatty acid--CoA ligase: protein MNQYVNDPSNYQLLIKNLLFSPVAFDPDQEIIYANYRRHTYQTFHDRVRQLANALTQMGVKKGDTVAVMDYDSHRYLECYFAIPMIGAKLHMINVRLSPEQILYTIDHAEDDVLLIHEEFLPILDQIKGRIDTINDYVILRDEGDCEYEQRLAAQPNEFDFPDFDENTVATTFYTTGTTGMPKGVFFTHRQLVLHTLGILSSLGTNAVQGRLHQGDIYMPITPMFHVHAWGLPYMATMLGIKQVYPGKYVPDVLLGLIEQEKVTFSHCVPTILHLLLNSPKSSSMDLSGWKVVIGGAALPKALCQAALARNIDVFAGYGMSETGPILSIVQLTPEHLEEDMDTQAEYRAKTGKKVAMVEVEIVDEQMEPLAHDGETTGEIVVRAPWLTPSYYKDNKNSKALWRGGYLHTGDVATIDQEGFIKITDRVKDMIKISGEWVSSLELEDILHQHKAVSEAAVIGMPHNKWGEVPLALITLKPEQTVTEKELLGFAKGFITKGILAREALLMKIKFVDTIAKTSVGKVDKKELRKLYL from the coding sequence ATGAACCAGTACGTGAATGACCCATCCAATTATCAACTGCTGATCAAGAACCTCCTTTTCTCCCCCGTTGCTTTTGATCCAGACCAAGAAATCATCTACGCCAATTACCGTCGCCATACTTATCAGACCTTTCATGATCGCGTGAGGCAACTTGCTAACGCCCTAACCCAAATGGGCGTAAAAAAAGGCGATACAGTGGCAGTAATGGACTATGATTCTCACCGTTACTTGGAGTGCTACTTCGCTATTCCTATGATTGGCGCCAAGCTGCATATGATTAACGTGCGCCTCTCTCCAGAGCAAATTCTCTATACCATCGACCACGCAGAAGACGATGTCCTGCTCATCCATGAAGAATTTTTACCAATCTTGGATCAAATCAAAGGACGTATCGACACCATCAACGATTACGTGATACTCCGTGATGAAGGAGATTGTGAATATGAGCAGCGATTGGCGGCGCAACCTAACGAATTTGACTTTCCTGACTTTGATGAAAACACAGTCGCTACCACCTTTTACACTACAGGTACGACAGGGATGCCAAAGGGGGTGTTCTTTACTCACCGTCAATTGGTGCTGCATACCCTAGGGATTCTAAGCTCTCTCGGTACCAATGCGGTTCAAGGCCGGCTGCATCAAGGCGACATCTACATGCCTATTACGCCAATGTTTCATGTTCACGCTTGGGGTCTACCTTATATGGCGACCATGCTTGGCATCAAACAGGTCTATCCGGGTAAATATGTTCCAGATGTGTTGCTTGGCCTTATTGAACAAGAAAAAGTGACCTTCTCACACTGCGTACCCACCATCTTGCACTTGCTACTCAACTCACCCAAATCTTCCTCAATGGATTTATCGGGATGGAAAGTCGTCATTGGCGGCGCCGCATTGCCAAAAGCACTTTGTCAGGCTGCATTAGCACGCAATATTGATGTCTTTGCCGGATATGGCATGAGTGAGACCGGTCCAATCCTGTCGATAGTGCAACTCACACCTGAACATCTTGAAGAGGATATGGATACTCAAGCGGAGTACCGGGCGAAAACCGGTAAAAAAGTCGCGATGGTCGAAGTTGAGATCGTCGATGAACAAATGGAGCCACTCGCACACGATGGCGAAACCACAGGCGAAATTGTCGTTCGAGCCCCGTGGCTTACACCGAGCTACTACAAAGACAATAAGAACTCGAAGGCGTTGTGGCGAGGTGGTTATTTACATACTGGCGATGTGGCAACTATCGACCAAGAAGGGTTCATCAAAATTACTGACCGCGTGAAAGATATGATTAAAATCTCAGGTGAATGGGTCAGCTCCCTTGAACTTGAGGACATTCTCCATCAACACAAAGCCGTGTCTGAAGCCGCTGTGATTGGCATGCCGCACAATAAATGGGGCGAAGTTCCTCTGGCTCTGATCACGCTAAAACCTGAACAAACGGTGACGGAAAAAGAGCTTTTAGGATTTGCAAAGGGCTTTATCACCAAAGGTATCCTCGCCCGCGAAGCGCTACTAATGAAGATTAAGTTTGTCGATACCATTGCTAAGACCAGCGTTGGTAAAGTTGATAAGAAAGAACTTAGAAAATTGTATCTATAG
- a CDS encoding Hpt domain-containing protein, whose amino-acid sequence MTFMNQDRVEQLTNEIGVSNIPILLGIFTGELVTYQSQLSEGVLSDKMELLAEICHALKSSAASFGAEPLCQLAIQIDAKSKQNELVEDQALIDQVLALLANTHTTYISYLETIEA is encoded by the coding sequence ATGACGTTTATGAATCAAGACCGAGTTGAGCAGCTTACTAACGAAATTGGCGTGAGTAATATTCCTATTTTACTTGGAATATTCACTGGTGAGTTGGTGACGTATCAAAGTCAGCTTAGTGAAGGCGTACTTAGCGACAAAATGGAGTTGCTGGCGGAAATATGCCACGCACTCAAGAGCAGCGCTGCCAGTTTTGGTGCTGAGCCTTTATGCCAACTTGCGATCCAAATTGATGCGAAATCGAAGCAAAACGAACTGGTGGAAGATCAAGCTCTGATTGACCAAGTGCTTGCGCTGCTTGCTAACACACATACCACTTATATTAGCTACCTCGAGACGATAGAAGCCTAG
- the luxO gene encoding quorum-sensing sigma-54 dependent transcriptional regulator LuxO: protein MQPLFDEPKSRYLLMVEDTASVAALYRSYLSPLGIDINIVGNGRDAIQSLQHRTPDLILLDLRLPDMTGMDVLDAVKQSHPDVPIIFMTAHGSIDIAVDAMQHGAQDFLIKPCEADRLRVTVTNAIRKASKLRDEINDTGSPSYQGFIGSSQPMQAVYRTIDSAASSKASIFITGESGTGKEVCAEAIHAASKRGDKPFIAINCAAIPKDLIESELFGHVKGAFTGAAVDRQGAAELADGGTLFLDELCEMDLELQTKLLRFIQTGTFQKVGSSRMKKVDVRFVCATNRDPWKEVQEGRFREDLYYRLYVIPLHLPPLRDREEDVIEIAYSLLGFMSHEEGKSFVRFSQDVIERFIHYEWPGNVRQLQNVLRNVVVLNHGKEITLDMLPPPLNEPLVVMKPTASSITVSSFGPQDIVPLWQTERRTIEQAIEACDGNIPQAAKYLDVSPSTIYRKIQAWNASETKA, encoded by the coding sequence ATGCAACCTTTATTCGACGAGCCGAAGTCTCGCTACTTACTGATGGTAGAAGATACGGCCTCCGTTGCAGCTTTATATCGCTCGTATCTTTCTCCATTGGGGATTGATATCAATATCGTAGGCAATGGCCGCGATGCGATTCAAAGCTTACAGCATCGGACACCCGATCTGATACTTCTTGATCTGCGTCTTCCCGATATGACGGGGATGGATGTTTTGGACGCAGTGAAACAATCTCATCCAGACGTGCCTATCATCTTTATGACGGCGCACGGTTCTATTGATATCGCCGTCGATGCGATGCAGCACGGTGCCCAAGACTTTTTGATTAAGCCTTGTGAAGCTGACCGTCTGCGCGTAACAGTAACCAATGCGATTCGCAAAGCGTCTAAACTGCGCGATGAAATCAACGATACGGGTAGCCCAAGCTATCAAGGTTTTATCGGCAGTAGTCAGCCGATGCAAGCCGTATATCGCACTATCGATTCCGCCGCATCCAGTAAAGCCAGTATTTTTATTACGGGTGAGAGTGGTACCGGTAAAGAGGTATGTGCCGAAGCCATTCACGCTGCGAGTAAACGCGGTGATAAACCATTTATCGCAATTAACTGTGCGGCGATCCCGAAAGATCTGATTGAAAGTGAGTTGTTTGGTCACGTCAAAGGCGCCTTTACTGGCGCAGCGGTTGATAGACAAGGTGCGGCTGAGCTTGCTGATGGCGGCACATTGTTTCTTGATGAGCTGTGCGAGATGGATCTCGAACTGCAAACCAAACTGCTGCGCTTTATCCAAACCGGTACTTTCCAAAAAGTGGGCTCTTCGCGCATGAAGAAAGTGGACGTGCGCTTTGTGTGTGCGACCAACCGCGACCCTTGGAAAGAGGTACAAGAAGGGCGGTTTAGGGAAGACTTGTACTACCGTTTGTACGTGATCCCATTGCACCTGCCACCGCTTCGTGATCGTGAAGAAGACGTCATTGAAATTGCCTACTCGTTATTGGGTTTCATGTCGCATGAGGAAGGGAAGAGCTTCGTGCGCTTTTCTCAAGATGTGATTGAACGCTTCATCCACTACGAGTGGCCAGGTAACGTGCGTCAATTGCAAAATGTGCTGCGCAATGTCGTGGTACTTAACCACGGTAAAGAAATCACGTTAGATATGCTGCCGCCACCGTTGAATGAGCCTTTGGTCGTCATGAAACCAACCGCATCATCGATCACGGTCTCGTCATTTGGTCCACAAGATATTGTGCCGCTGTGGCAAACTGAGCGACGTACCATTGAACAGGCCATTGAGGCTTGTGATGGCAACATCCCACAGGCGGCAAAGTACCTGGACGTAAGTCCATCGACCATTTATAGAAAAATCCAAGCATGGAATGCGAGTGAGACCAAAGCATGA